A section of the Carassius carassius chromosome 17, fCarCar2.1, whole genome shotgun sequence genome encodes:
- the LOC132160943 gene encoding cytokine-inducible SH2-containing protein-like, whose protein sequence is MILCVQGPAHLQDTADPMVRFPVVTFSSPRCIHATVALWDPSKDFRSISNNFSYLDASGWYWGAISANEAHSVLQGASEGTFLIRDSSHPLYMLTLSVKTGRGPTNVRIEYSLGRFRLDSSSPARSRLQSFPNIPSLVQHYVGSRNKVEEEKTEESDHVTSPVPKECAVLLKLKRPMHRPQAFPSLQHLTRLVINKHTTCTESLPLPRLLLQYLQDYPFQL, encoded by the exons ATGATTCTGTGCGTCCAAGG GCCAGCTCATTTGCAAGACACCGCCGATCCAATGGTCCGGTTTCCGGTGGTGACCTTCTCCTCTCCTCGCTGCATTCATGCAACTGTTGCCTTATGGGACCCCAGCAAAGATTTCAGATCTATCTCCAATAATTTCTCCTATCTGGATGCATCAG gttgGTACTGGGGTGCCATCTCTGCCAATGAGGCCCACTCTGTCCTACAGGGGGCCTCGGAGGGAACTTTCCTGATACGGGATAGCAGCCACCCTCTTTATATGTTGACACTGTCAGTTAAAACTGGTCGCGGTCCCACGAACGTTCGCATCGAGTACAGTCTGGGACGTTTCCGTCTGGACTCCAGTTCCCCGGCCAGATCTCGTCTGCAGTCCTTCCCAAACATCCCCAGCCTCGTGCAGCACTACGTGGGCTCCAGGAACAAAGTGGAGGAGGAAAAGACAGAGGAGTCTGATCACGTAACATCTCCGGTCCCCAAGGAATGTGCGGTGTTGCTAAAACTCAAACGGCCGATGCATCGTCCTCAAGCCTTCCCTTCTTTGCAACATCTCACTCGCCTGGTAATCAACAAACACACCACTTGCACAGAGAGCCTGCCTCTACCAAGACTGTTACTGCAGTATCTTCAGGATTACCCTTTCCAGCTCTGA